The following nucleotide sequence is from Endozoicomonas sp. GU-1.
TCGATGGCCGTGACCGAAGATACCCCGGTCATTCATGTCCAGCCGCAGCTCCCAATTGAAGTGGAAGGTGTGAACAGCCGTGTCCAGCTGATGGAGCTGGAACGCGCTCGGCAACATCAGCTGGCCAATAACCTGATGGTGAATGGTGTCACGATCATTGACCCACATCGTCTGGATATTCGTGGCGACGTCAAGACTGGCCATGACATTACCCTGGACATCAATGTGGTTCTCGAAGGCAAGGTTGAGCTGGCAGATAACGTTTATATCGAACCCGGTTGTGTGATTCGCAACTCTGTTATCGGGGAAGGTGCCATTATCAAGGCACACTCCATTCTTGAAGATGCGGTTGTCGCTGCCGGGTGTGAGGTTGGTCCGTTTGCCCGATTGAGGCCAGGCACCGAACTTAAGGAAAAAGCCCGGGTTGGCAACTTTGTGGAAATCAAGAAAACCGTGATTGGTAAAGGCAGCAAGGTCAATCACCTCAGCTATGTGGGCGACGCTGAAGTTGGCGATGAGGTGAATGTTGGTGCTGGCACTATTACCTGCAATTACGATGGTGTCAATAAATTCAGGACGGTGATTGGCGATGGCGCTTTTATCGGCAGCAACAGTTCGCTGGTGGCTCCTGTGACCATTGGGCGTGGTGCAACCACCGGTGCTGGTTCCACCATTACCAAAGATATTCCCGATGATCAGTTGGCCGTGGCACGTGGCAAGCAGCGCAATATCGAAGGCTGGCAGCGCCCGGTAAAGAAAGACTGAGATTTACAGGAAGGGGGGAGATGACTCTCAGGTCATCCACTCCCCGATGATTTTTGCAACGTTTATGATTACCCAGGGGATCGACAACTATGTGTGGGATTGTTGGTGCTGTAGCGCAAAGAGATGTCGCAGATATTCTGCTGGAAGGGCTTCGTCGTCTGGAATACCGGGGCTATGACTCAGCAGGTGTCGCTATTATTAACGACAATGGCAAACTTCACAGAGAAAGGCGTACCGGCAAGGTATCTGAGCTGGCCGAAGCGGTTTCTCTGAACCCGCTTCGGGGCGGCACCGGTATTGCCCATACCCGCTGGGCCACCCATGGGGCACCCAGTGAGCGTAACGCCCATCCTCATGTATCAGAAGATCATATTGCCGTTGTCCATAATGGCATTATTGAAAACCATGAAACATTAAGAGCGTTTCTGCAGGGCGAAGGCTATGTCTTTACCTCGGATACCGATACGGAAGTTATTGCCCATCTGGTCAGCCTGGAACTCAAGGGCAGCGACTCCCTGCTCGACGCCGTGCAGAAAGCGGTAGCCAGGCTGGAAGGTGCCTATGGCATGGTGGTGATGGACTGCAACGACAATGAACGTCTTGTGGTTGCCCGTTCCGGCAGCCCACTGGTGATTGGGGTCGGTATTGGCGAACACTTTATCGCATCCGACCAGCTGGCACTGTTCCCGGTGACCCGCCGATTCATGTTCCTGGAAGAAGGCGATGTAGCGGAAGTGACCCGCAACGGGGTGACGATTCTGGATGCTGCTGGCAACCCTGTTGAGCGAGATGCCCGGGACAGCGACATAGAACATGATGCTGGTGATAAAGGCCCTTATCGCCACTACATGCTGAAAGAGATCTATGAGCAGCCGGAAGCCATCGCCAATACCCTGGAAGGTCGACTGGGCGAGCATCAGCTGAATCTCGATATCCTGGGCAAAGAAGGTCAGGAGATCCTCAATAAAACCCGTGCCGTGCAAATCGTTGCCTGCGGTACCAGTTACCATGCCGGTATGGTGGCTCGCTACTGGTTTGAAGAGCTGGCGGGTATTCCCTGCCGTGTTGAGATTGCCTCTGAGTTCCGTTACCGGAAATTCTTTGTGCCGGAGGATTGCCTGTTTGTCACCATCTCCCAGTCCGGTGAGACCGCCGATACGCTGGCGGCATTGAAACTGGCAAAAGAACTGGGCTATATGGCTTCACTGAGCATTTGTAATGTGCCGGGCTCGTCCATGGTGCGGGAATCGGATATCGCCATGATGACCCGGGCCGGTGCAGAAATTGGTGTGGCATCCACCAAGGCATTTACCACCCAGTTAACGGCACTGCTGATGCTGGTGACGGCCATTGGCCGACATACGGGAATGACTCCGGAACAGGAATCCAATGTTGTTTCAGCGTTACGGAATCTGCCACACATCCTGAAGAGTACCCTGGCCCTGAGTGATGACATTGAAGCCATGGCGGAAGCCTTTGCCGATAAACATCACAGTCTGTTCCTGGGCCGTGGTACCCAGTACCCCATCGCCATGGAAGGGGCTCTGAAGCTAAAAG
It contains:
- the glmU gene encoding bifunctional UDP-N-acetylglucosamine diphosphorylase/glucosamine-1-phosphate N-acetyltransferase GlmU codes for the protein MRADIVILAAGQGSRMKSKLPKVLHRIAGKPMLEHVILSALHTQRKVGDGKIHVVIGHGAEQVKQALGHYDLNWVVQEEQLGTGHAVQQALPGCKGADVVLVLYGDVPLIHSSSLQSLLAASNGERLGLLTINLANPSGYGRIIRDGFGNIQAIVEDKDASPEQLAINEVNTGIMAIPGNKVSGWVNGLKNENAQHEFYLTDIVSMAVTEDTPVIHVQPQLPIEVEGVNSRVQLMELERARQHQLANNLMVNGVTIIDPHRLDIRGDVKTGHDITLDINVVLEGKVELADNVYIEPGCVIRNSVIGEGAIIKAHSILEDAVVAAGCEVGPFARLRPGTELKEKARVGNFVEIKKTVIGKGSKVNHLSYVGDAEVGDEVNVGAGTITCNYDGVNKFRTVIGDGAFIGSNSSLVAPVTIGRGATTGAGSTITKDIPDDQLAVARGKQRNIEGWQRPVKKD
- the glmS gene encoding glutamine--fructose-6-phosphate transaminase (isomerizing), producing MCGIVGAVAQRDVADILLEGLRRLEYRGYDSAGVAIINDNGKLHRERRTGKVSELAEAVSLNPLRGGTGIAHTRWATHGAPSERNAHPHVSEDHIAVVHNGIIENHETLRAFLQGEGYVFTSDTDTEVIAHLVSLELKGSDSLLDAVQKAVARLEGAYGMVVMDCNDNERLVVARSGSPLVIGVGIGEHFIASDQLALFPVTRRFMFLEEGDVAEVTRNGVTILDAAGNPVERDARDSDIEHDAGDKGPYRHYMLKEIYEQPEAIANTLEGRLGEHQLNLDILGKEGQEILNKTRAVQIVACGTSYHAGMVARYWFEELAGIPCRVEIASEFRYRKFFVPEDCLFVTISQSGETADTLAALKLAKELGYMASLSICNVPGSSMVRESDIAMMTRAGAEIGVASTKAFTTQLTALLMLVTAIGRHTGMTPEQESNVVSALRNLPHILKSTLALSDDIEAMAEAFADKHHSLFLGRGTQYPIAMEGALKLKEISYIHAEAYAAGELKHGPLALIDNDMPVIVVAPNNDLLEKLKSNMEEVRARGGQLFVFADKQANLTETEGVRVLPVDEVPEVVAPILYTIPLQLLSYYVAIIKGTDVDQPRNLAKSVTVE